The sequence below is a genomic window from Arthrobacter sp. U41.
GCGGGTCGGCGAGGTCATCGCCCGGGTCGGCACGACCGGATCCTCCACTGGCTGCCACCTGCATTTTGAGACCATCCTGAACGGATCCCACAAGAATCCGCATGACTGGGTCCTTATTCCGATCGTTCAGACCGACCAGCTGGGCGCCATCGAAATGGCCAGCTACGTGCCCGACGCCGGCCTCCCGTCCAATACATCCCTTGGCTGGGCTATCCCGGCGTCCGACGACGGGCGGCACGAAGTCACCGGCGGCGCCCAGGAAGCGCGCGTCGCCGCCGTGCCCAGAACGCCGTACTTCACTTCCGCCGCAGCCACGCCCACCCCGTCCATCTGGGACGCGCTGTCGCCGACGAGGACGAGGTCAGGTACCCCGACGCTTGAGTCCACCCAGTCACCGAGCGGGTCGCCGAGTGAGTCCACCACAGTGGCTGACTCCCCGACCTCGAGCGGCACACCGCTTTCTTCGGAGCCCGGCACCACAGCGCCGCCACCACCGGAATCGCCGACGCCGACTCCGTCGCCTGAGCCCACCGCGCCGCCGTTGCCGCCGCCGACCGAGGAACCGGCACCGCCCGTCGTTGAGCCCGAGCCGGCGCCGCCGCCCGTGGTTGTGGAGCCCGCCCCGGCGCCGCCGCCCGTCGTTGAGCCCGAGCCGGCGCCGCCGCCCGTCGTTGAGCCCGAGCCGGCGCCGCCGCCCGTGGTTGTGGAGCCCGCCCCGGCGCCGCCGCCCGTGGTTGTGGAGCCCGCCCCGGCACCGGAGCCCACGTCGGCCCCTGCGCCGGCACCCACGTCGGAACCTGCGCCGCCGGCGCCCACGGAGTCCGCTGAACCCTCGGCAACCACGGACCCGTCACTGACTCCCGGCCCATAGCGGGCACAAACCCATACCCGCGCGCGTTGGTATCGAATGACTGTCGTGGCCAATTTCGGGACACCGTTCCGGACACGATCGTCAGTACCGACTTCGCAAGGAATCCTCCATGACCCCTCTCCACAGCATTCCCCTCACCCTCATCGACGGTACTGTCACCGACTTTGGCCGCTTCAAGGGGGGGGTGCTGGTGGTGAACGTTGCGTCGCAGTGCGGGTTCACGCCGCAGTACGCAGGACTCGAGGCGCTCCACAACAAGTTCCGCGGGCAAGGCTTCCAGGTGCTCGGCGTCCCCTGCAACCAGTTCGCGGGCCAGGAGCCCGCGGCCGACTCCGAGATCGCTGAATTCTGCGAACGGAACTTCGGCGTCACTTTCCCGCTCACCACCAAAGCCGACGTCCGCGGCAAAAGCCAGCATCCGCTCTATGCCGAGCTCACCAAATTCAAGAATGGCTTCCTGCCGGGACTGGTGAAATGGAACTTCGAAAAGTTCCTGGTCAGCCGGGAGGGCGAGGTGGTGGCCCGTTTCGCCCCCACCGTGGAACCCGACTCGCCGGAGGTCATCGAGGCGGTTCAGGCCGCAGTCAGTTGAGAGTCGACTTTCCGGCTACAAGGGGACAAGGGCCCCTATCCCTAAGCATGCTTACCGCCTTAGACTGGCCGGACCTTCCAAGTAAACCGGGCGCACCCACCGGGCGGATGCCTGTGCGTGCGTTGGCTGTGCAGCCGACGGGCCCGGGGAGGGTTTATCAGCACGCTTCGTGAATCACAACTGGACACTCAAATTGGGGGTCCGTGAAACCAGGAGGAAAGTGATGACAGGGAACAAAGCCGTTGCCTACAAGGGGCCGGGCAAGGTCGAACTGATCGACATTGACTACCCCAGCTTCGAACTCAAAGACGGCCCGGGGGTCAACCCCGCCAACGTGGGCCGCTCGGTGCGCCATGGCGTAATCCTCAAAACCGTTGCCACGAACATTTGCGGATCTGACCAGCACATGGTCCGGGGCCGCACCACAGCCCCCACGGATCTCGTTCTCGGCCACGAGATCACCGGCGAAGTCGTGGAAGTCGGACCCGACGTCGAGTTCATCAAGGTGGGGGACATCTGCTCCGTCCCCTTCAACATCGCCTGCGGGCGCTGCCGCAACTGCAAGGAGCGCAAGACCGGCATCTGCCTCAACGTCAACCCTGACCGCCCGGGCAGCGCCTACGGCTACGTGGACATGGGCGGCTGGGTCG
It includes:
- a CDS encoding glutathione peroxidase — translated: MTPLHSIPLTLIDGTVTDFGRFKGGVLVVNVASQCGFTPQYAGLEALHNKFRGQGFQVLGVPCNQFAGQEPAADSEIAEFCERNFGVTFPLTTKADVRGKSQHPLYAELTKFKNGFLPGLVKWNFEKFLVSREGEVVARFAPTVEPDSPEVIEAVQAAVS
- a CDS encoding M23 family metallopeptidase, producing the protein MPSPSLASGVVGPGTLNPGTAGSLAVQGLGVSPAAGFTTDAQALVAYSRSTVETTSRDGVPGELNVASAGLKRPAEGFLMAPLESLQESSSFGLRTSPITGSSGEFHWGQDFAAACGTRVYSADAGVVRAVGWHPWGGGNRVEIDHGNGLITTYNHLEAIAVKKGDSVRVGEVIARVGTTGSSTGCHLHFETILNGSHKNPHDWVLIPIVQTDQLGAIEMASYVPDAGLPSNTSLGWAIPASDDGRHEVTGGAQEARVAAVPRTPYFTSAAATPTPSIWDALSPTRTRSGTPTLESTQSPSGSPSESTTVADSPTSSGTPLSSEPGTTAPPPPESPTPTPSPEPTAPPLPPPTEEPAPPVVEPEPAPPPVVVEPAPAPPPVVEPEPAPPPVVEPEPAPPPVVVEPAPAPPPVVVEPAPAPEPTSAPAPAPTSEPAPPAPTESAEPSATTDPSLTPGP